A genome region from Nocardioides cynanchi includes the following:
- a CDS encoding alpha/beta fold hydrolase gives MTEPGPPYTRAIGDHGSRVVFLHGLFGQGRNWTQVGKALAERHRVLLVDLPHHGHSGWEPDFDYLRVADRVAGLLSEDDPVALVGHSLGGKVAMVLALRHPELVERLCVVDVSPVTYDHLTEFEGYVAAMRGLDLSSLTQRGDADAALEPAVPDPTVRAFLLSNLRRDGDGWRWQVNLEVLGRALPEIGGWPEAALAGLPAYDGPVLWVAGARSGYVKPEYAEAMDRWFPGNRKVSIKDAGHWVHSEQPGVFLEVLRRFVEGG, from the coding sequence GTGACCGAGCCTGGCCCGCCGTACACCCGAGCGATCGGCGACCACGGCTCCCGGGTGGTCTTCCTGCACGGCCTGTTCGGGCAGGGGCGGAACTGGACGCAGGTCGGCAAGGCGCTCGCGGAGCGGCACCGGGTGCTGCTGGTGGACCTGCCCCACCACGGCCACTCGGGCTGGGAGCCGGACTTCGACTACCTCCGGGTCGCCGACCGGGTCGCCGGGCTGCTGAGCGAGGACGACCCCGTTGCGCTGGTCGGCCACTCGCTCGGTGGCAAGGTGGCGATGGTGCTGGCGCTGCGGCACCCCGAGCTGGTCGAGCGCCTCTGTGTGGTCGACGTGTCGCCGGTGACCTACGACCACCTCACCGAGTTCGAGGGCTACGTCGCCGCGATGCGCGGCCTCGACCTGTCGTCCCTGACTCAGCGGGGTGACGCGGACGCTGCCCTCGAGCCGGCCGTGCCCGACCCGACGGTCCGGGCCTTCCTGCTCTCGAACCTGCGCCGCGACGGCGACGGGTGGCGGTGGCAGGTCAACCTGGAGGTGCTGGGCCGGGCGCTCCCGGAGATCGGTGGCTGGCCGGAAGCCGCCCTCGCCGGCCTCCCGGCGTACGACGGTCCGGTGCTGTGGGTGGCGGGCGCAAGGTCGGGCTACGTGAAGCCGGAGTACGCCGAGGCCATGGACCGCTGGTTCCCCGGCAACCGCAAGGTGAGCATCAAGGACGCCGGCCACTGGGTCCACTCCGAGCAGCCCGGGGTGTTCCTGGAGGTGCTGCGGCGGTTCGTCGAGGGAGGCTAG
- a CDS encoding endo alpha-1,4 polygalactosaminidase: MRAVLLTLLLLLVGAPATGGAAQTITLPPTGTDWDYQLGGARPVPAHVGIVERDRRAAPVAGKYDICYVNGFQTQADEKAFWHRHWSLVLKRHGTPVVDSVWGEWLLDLRTSAERHALADIMGRWTDRCAADGYQAVEYDNQDSFTRSHHLLTSADANAYSRLLVARAHGAGLAAAQKNRAGWDGTTVGFDFAVAEQCGQYHECSSYVKHYGSSVLAVEYRDKAFAHTCTHWSDRIAVLRRDVDLTRHGTRRWC; this comes from the coding sequence GTGCGCGCCGTCCTGCTGACCCTGCTGCTCCTGCTGGTCGGTGCCCCGGCCACGGGCGGAGCGGCGCAGACGATCACCCTGCCGCCGACCGGCACCGACTGGGACTACCAGCTCGGAGGCGCGCGCCCGGTGCCCGCTCACGTCGGCATCGTCGAGCGCGACCGGCGAGCCGCGCCGGTGGCCGGGAAGTACGACATCTGCTACGTCAACGGCTTCCAGACCCAGGCCGACGAGAAGGCCTTCTGGCACCGACATTGGTCGCTGGTGCTCAAGCGCCACGGAACGCCCGTGGTCGACTCGGTCTGGGGCGAGTGGCTGCTCGACCTGCGCACCTCGGCCGAGCGGCACGCGCTGGCCGACATCATGGGCCGCTGGACCGACCGCTGTGCAGCCGACGGCTACCAGGCCGTGGAGTACGACAACCAGGACTCCTTCACCCGCAGCCACCACCTGCTCACCTCCGCGGACGCCAACGCCTACTCCAGGCTGCTGGTGGCCCGCGCCCATGGCGCCGGCCTCGCGGCGGCGCAGAAGAACCGCGCCGGCTGGGACGGCACCACGGTCGGCTTCGACTTCGCCGTGGCCGAGCAGTGTGGGCAGTACCACGAGTGCAGCAGCTACGTGAAGCACTACGGCAGCTCGGTGCTCGCGGTGGAGTACCGCGACAAGGCGTTCGCTCACACCTGCACGCACTGGTCCGACCGGATCGCGGTGCTACGACGCGACGTCGACCTCACCCGGCACGGCACCCGCCGCTGGTGCTGA
- a CDS encoding helix-turn-helix transcriptional regulator — protein MAETTERVLHLLGLLQQRPVWTGPELAERLGVTTRSIRRDVERLRGLGYPVQAAQGVGGGYQLGRGKGLPPLLLDDAEAVAVAVSLRLAAGGTVSGASEAALRTLAKLDQVMPPRLRGEVRAIHEATQTLDSGQATVDGEALLRLARAVRDTVRVRFDYEARDGTPSSRTVEPVGLVATGRRWYLMAYDVDRDDWRTFRLDRMAEVEASTWRFRAREHEDPAAYVQRSVTRSAYHVEARVLVHAPLAEVAERTSVRAVTLTAVDDRTTLLEAGAESLQGLAFHLSWIGFEFEVQEPAELREVLATMGRRALRASADPAAEAP, from the coding sequence ATGGCCGAGACCACCGAACGCGTGCTGCACCTCCTGGGGCTGCTCCAGCAGCGCCCGGTGTGGACCGGCCCGGAGCTGGCCGAGCGGCTGGGGGTGACCACCCGCAGCATTCGGCGCGACGTCGAGCGGCTGCGTGGCCTGGGCTACCCCGTGCAGGCGGCGCAGGGCGTCGGCGGCGGCTACCAGCTGGGCCGGGGCAAGGGCCTGCCGCCGCTCCTGCTCGACGACGCCGAGGCGGTGGCGGTGGCGGTCTCCCTGCGGCTCGCCGCCGGGGGCACGGTCTCGGGGGCCAGCGAGGCGGCGCTGCGCACCCTGGCCAAGCTCGACCAGGTGATGCCGCCGCGGCTGCGCGGCGAGGTGCGGGCGATCCACGAGGCGACGCAGACCCTCGACAGCGGGCAGGCCACGGTCGACGGCGAGGCCCTGCTCCGACTGGCCCGAGCCGTGCGCGACACCGTCCGGGTGCGCTTCGACTACGAGGCCCGCGACGGCACTCCCAGCTCCCGGACGGTGGAGCCGGTGGGCCTGGTGGCCACGGGCCGGCGCTGGTATCTGATGGCGTACGACGTCGACCGCGACGACTGGCGCACGTTCCGGCTCGACCGGATGGCCGAGGTGGAGGCCTCGACGTGGCGGTTCAGGGCGCGCGAGCACGAGGATCCCGCCGCCTATGTGCAGCGCTCGGTGACCCGCTCGGCGTACCACGTCGAGGCCCGGGTCCTGGTCCACGCCCCGCTCGCCGAGGTCGCGGAACGCACCAGCGTCCGGGCGGTCACGCTCACCGCCGTCGACGACCGGACGACGCTGCTGGAGGCCGGTGCGGAGAGCCTGCAGGGGCTGGCCTTCCACCTGTCGTGGATCGGCTTCGAGTTCGAGGTTCAGGAGCCCGCCGAGCTGCGCGAGGTGCTCGCGACGATGGGCCGCCGGGCGCTGCGCGCTTCGGCAGACCCGGCCGCCGAAGCGCCGTAG
- a CDS encoding DinB family protein, giving the protein MALHAPPVANETDAIIGFLGQAQDAFPALLHGLTAAQAARSPSASSLSLGALVKHVTDVQLSWLAKAEAAPGPVQETPEDEAAYLESFRFEESDSLDDVLAAHAEASAAVLDAVRRIDLGTVVPVPDAPWFPTDGPPWSVRWIWWHLMEELSRHAGHGDIIRETLDGATMYALVAAREGLADLPFIEAWQPATEVDA; this is encoded by the coding sequence ATGGCGCTGCACGCTCCCCCGGTCGCGAACGAGACCGACGCGATCATCGGCTTCCTGGGCCAGGCCCAGGACGCCTTCCCGGCCCTGCTCCACGGTCTCACCGCCGCCCAGGCGGCCCGGTCCCCCAGCGCGTCGTCCCTCAGCCTCGGCGCGCTGGTCAAGCACGTCACCGACGTCCAGCTGTCCTGGCTGGCGAAGGCCGAGGCGGCCCCGGGGCCGGTCCAGGAGACGCCGGAGGACGAAGCGGCCTACCTCGAGAGCTTCCGCTTCGAGGAGTCCGACTCGCTCGACGACGTGCTGGCGGCGCATGCGGAAGCGTCCGCGGCCGTGCTCGACGCAGTACGCCGGATCGACCTCGGCACCGTGGTCCCGGTCCCCGACGCGCCGTGGTTCCCGACGGACGGGCCACCCTGGTCGGTGCGCTGGATCTGGTGGCACCTGATGGAGGAGCTGTCGCGCCACGCAGGGCACGGCGACATCATCCGCGAGACCCTCGACGGGGCCACCATGTACGCGCTGGTGGCGGCTCGGGAGGGGCTCGCCGACCTGCCGTTCATCGAGGCCTGGCAGCCGGCCACCGAGGTGGACGCGTGA
- a CDS encoding DinB family protein produces MTAVDWTAQLHDQLDFHWQHLFRPRLDGLTDEEHLWEPVADCWSIRPRGTCTSPSPIGSGPWQRDDAPDEPAPAPVTTIAWRVAHLTVEVLAMRNASHLGGAPADYETWPYAGAAAASLAALDEQYAVWSAGVRGLDHEALARPCGEAEGPFASYPLAALVLHINREMIHHGAEISLLRDLYAHRPTSIEEPA; encoded by the coding sequence GTGACGGCGGTGGACTGGACGGCCCAGCTCCACGACCAGCTGGACTTCCACTGGCAGCACCTGTTCCGCCCACGGCTGGACGGGCTGACCGACGAGGAGCACCTCTGGGAGCCGGTCGCCGACTGCTGGAGCATCCGACCCCGCGGCACCTGCACCTCGCCGAGTCCGATCGGCTCGGGCCCCTGGCAGCGCGACGACGCCCCGGACGAGCCGGCGCCGGCTCCGGTGACCACCATCGCCTGGCGGGTCGCGCACCTGACCGTCGAGGTGCTCGCGATGCGCAACGCCAGCCATCTCGGCGGTGCGCCTGCGGACTACGAGACCTGGCCCTACGCCGGCGCTGCGGCTGCGTCCCTGGCCGCGCTCGACGAGCAGTACGCCGTGTGGTCGGCCGGGGTGCGTGGGCTCGACCACGAGGCACTCGCCCGCCCGTGCGGAGAGGCCGAGGGCCCGTTCGCTTCGTACCCCCTGGCGGCACTGGTGCTCCACATCAACCGCGAGATGATCCACCACGGAGCCGAGATCTCCCTGCTCCGAGACCTCTACGCCCACCGCCCGACCAGCATCGAGGAGCCCGCATGA
- a CDS encoding VOC family protein, which produces MSRTFQVTFDCADPIAQSRFWAEVLHYVIQPPPGRDLAPGEDPIDAWMEFLEQAGVPEDQRNTASAIVDPDGDGPRLFFQKVPEGKTAKNRVHLDVRAAVGLEGDERMATLEAEHDRLVGLGASRLERHEPAPPMSGGFIVMQDPEGNEFCLD; this is translated from the coding sequence ATGAGCCGCACCTTCCAGGTCACCTTCGACTGCGCCGACCCGATCGCCCAGAGCAGGTTCTGGGCGGAGGTGCTGCACTACGTCATCCAGCCACCCCCGGGTCGCGACCTGGCGCCCGGCGAGGACCCGATCGACGCGTGGATGGAGTTCCTCGAGCAGGCCGGCGTCCCCGAGGACCAGCGCAACACCGCCTCGGCGATCGTGGACCCGGACGGCGACGGCCCGCGGCTGTTCTTCCAGAAGGTGCCCGAGGGCAAGACCGCGAAGAACCGCGTGCACCTCGACGTGCGAGCGGCCGTCGGCCTCGAGGGTGACGAGCGGATGGCGACGCTCGAGGCTGAGCACGACCGACTCGTCGGCCTCGGCGCGAGCCGCCTCGAACGCCACGAGCCGGCGCCCCCGATGAGCGGAGGCTTCATCGTGATGCAGGACCCGGAGGGCAACGAGTTCTGCCTGGACTGA
- a CDS encoding TMEM175 family protein — MSTGRLEAFSDGVLAIIITVMVLELKPPDGADFSDLRSSATSLLTYLLSFVYIGIYWNNHHHLFQICKSVDGTVLWANLHLLFWLSLYPFTTAWMDEHFGRASTVVYGVNLLLAAIAFTILQRRMTRMPESRERMAEVFGADRKGKASPVLYALGIALAFVQPWLGLVPFVVVALLWLVPDPRIERYLQRQRELGNAVD; from the coding sequence ATGTCCACGGGCCGCCTCGAAGCGTTCAGCGACGGCGTCCTCGCCATCATCATCACGGTGATGGTGCTGGAGCTGAAGCCACCGGACGGAGCCGACTTCTCCGACCTGCGCAGCTCGGCCACCAGCCTGCTGACCTACTTGCTGAGCTTCGTCTACATCGGTATCTACTGGAACAACCACCACCACCTGTTCCAGATCTGCAAGTCCGTGGACGGCACCGTGCTGTGGGCCAACCTGCACCTGCTGTTCTGGCTGTCGCTCTACCCGTTCACCACGGCGTGGATGGACGAGCACTTCGGCCGGGCCTCGACGGTCGTGTACGGCGTGAACCTGCTGCTGGCGGCGATCGCGTTCACCATCCTCCAGCGGAGGATGACGCGGATGCCCGAGAGCCGCGAGCGGATGGCCGAGGTGTTCGGTGCCGACCGCAAGGGGAAGGCGTCGCCGGTGCTCTACGCGCTGGGGATCGCCCTGGCCTTCGTCCAGCCCTGGCTCGGCCTGGTCCCGTTCGTGGTGGTCGCCCTGCTGTGGCTCGTCCCGGACCCGCGCATCGAGCGCTACCTCCAGCGCCAGCGCGAGCTCGGCAACGCCGTCGACTGA
- a CDS encoding 3-hydroxyacyl-CoA dehydrogenase family protein, producing the protein MSSTVTEGQASTSREFTTIGVVGLGTMGAGIAEVFARNGFAVVGVEVNEESLERGRQHLQHSTARAVARGKLSEEDQRALVERVTFTTSMKDLADADFVVEAVVESVELKKSIFRDLEAIVKPETILATNTSSLSVTEISTANAHPGRVIGVHFFNPAPVQSFVEIIRTVVTEPDVLDDVKALVGRLGKNPVICGDRAGFIANTLLFGYLNHAASMYEAKFASREDIDAAMRFGCGYPMGPLALLDLIGLDTAYEILDTMYKQGRDRLHAPTPILKQLVTAGFLGRKAGRGFYTYEGSDSPVVVADAHTPSADDRPQLRRPITSVGVVGTGTMATGLVEVFAKAGYDVTYVGRSQAKVDAVRATIERSLDKAIQRGKLDAAVKPDVLARLSGTASLDDLATVDLAVEAIAEDLAVKTTLFENLDEICKPGAILATTTSSLPIISCATATKRPQDVIGMHFFNPAPIMKLVEVVSTVSTGDDVRETVLALCEKVGKVAVSCGDRAGFIVNALLFPYLNDAVKMLEAHYATADDIDIAMKQGCALPMGPFELLDVVGNDVSLAIQRELYLEFREPGFAPAPLLEHLVTAGYLGRKTQRGFRDYSV; encoded by the coding sequence ATGAGCAGCACCGTGACCGAAGGCCAGGCGTCGACCTCCCGCGAGTTCACCACGATCGGGGTGGTCGGGCTCGGCACGATGGGTGCCGGCATCGCCGAGGTCTTCGCCCGCAACGGCTTCGCGGTCGTCGGCGTCGAGGTCAACGAGGAGAGCCTCGAGCGCGGTCGCCAGCACCTGCAGCACTCCACGGCTCGCGCCGTCGCCCGCGGGAAGCTCAGCGAGGAGGACCAGCGGGCCCTGGTCGAGCGGGTGACCTTCACGACCTCGATGAAGGACCTCGCCGACGCCGACTTCGTGGTCGAGGCGGTGGTCGAGTCGGTCGAGCTGAAGAAGTCGATCTTCCGTGACCTCGAGGCGATCGTGAAGCCGGAGACGATCCTGGCCACCAACACCTCGAGCCTGAGCGTCACCGAGATCTCCACCGCCAACGCCCACCCGGGTCGCGTGATCGGGGTCCACTTCTTCAACCCCGCGCCGGTGCAGAGCTTCGTGGAGATCATCCGGACCGTGGTCACCGAGCCGGACGTGCTCGACGACGTGAAGGCGCTCGTGGGCCGGCTCGGCAAGAACCCCGTGATCTGCGGCGACCGCGCCGGCTTCATCGCCAACACGCTCCTGTTCGGCTACCTCAACCACGCCGCCTCGATGTACGAGGCGAAGTTCGCCAGCCGCGAGGACATCGACGCTGCGATGCGCTTCGGCTGCGGCTACCCGATGGGGCCGCTTGCGCTGCTCGACCTGATCGGTCTGGACACGGCGTACGAGATCCTCGACACGATGTACAAGCAGGGCCGCGACCGCCTGCACGCGCCCACCCCGATCCTCAAGCAGCTGGTCACCGCGGGGTTCCTCGGCCGCAAGGCCGGCCGTGGGTTCTACACCTACGAGGGGTCGGACAGCCCGGTCGTCGTGGCGGACGCGCACACGCCGAGCGCCGACGACAGGCCGCAGCTGCGTCGCCCGATCACGTCGGTCGGTGTCGTCGGCACCGGCACGATGGCCACCGGGCTCGTCGAGGTCTTCGCCAAGGCGGGGTACGACGTGACCTACGTCGGCCGGTCACAGGCCAAGGTCGACGCGGTCCGGGCCACCATCGAGCGGTCGCTCGACAAGGCGATCCAGCGCGGCAAGCTCGACGCGGCCGTCAAGCCCGACGTGCTGGCGCGCCTGAGCGGCACCGCCAGCCTGGACGACCTGGCCACGGTGGACCTCGCCGTCGAGGCGATCGCCGAGGACCTCGCCGTCAAGACCACCCTGTTCGAGAACCTCGACGAGATCTGCAAGCCGGGCGCGATCCTGGCCACGACCACCAGCAGCCTGCCGATCATCTCCTGCGCCACCGCGACCAAGCGACCGCAGGACGTCATCGGGATGCACTTCTTCAACCCGGCGCCGATCATGAAGCTGGTCGAGGTGGTCTCGACGGTGAGCACCGGCGACGACGTCCGCGAGACGGTCCTCGCCCTGTGCGAGAAGGTCGGCAAGGTGGCGGTCTCGTGCGGGGATCGGGCCGGCTTCATCGTCAACGCGCTGCTGTTCCCCTACCTCAACGACGCGGTGAAGATGCTCGAGGCCCACTACGCCACGGCCGACGACATCGACATCGCGATGAAGCAGGGCTGTGCCCTCCCGATGGGGCCGTTCGAGCTCCTCGACGTGGTGGGGAACGACGTGTCGCTGGCGATCCAGCGCGAGCTCTACCTGGAGTTCCGCGAGCCCGGCTTCGCCCCCGCGCCGTTGCTCGAGCACCTGGTGACCGCCGGCTACCTGGGCCGCAAGACGCAGCGCGGCTTCCGCGACTACTCCGTCTGA
- a CDS encoding ABC transporter substrate-binding protein translates to MERRLVPVLAAAALALTACGGGGGGAAHSASTSPSDPSSPPVCNGCWIGDSVPAHGPVVIQGAQKGGTVTVLVHAGLGTTLDPAETYQPDTLSIESSLVTRSLTQYKYDPARRRMLLVPDLATDLGSHTDDYTKWRFTLRPGVRFENGAPVTATTVAWGIRRCLDATTFPTGPCQYYLNPNLEGGPSYRGPYTAPRQILRSVRAAGHTVTLVFARPFPDLPYLAALPALGPAPLGSRSDPATYRTRPLATGPYRIASYRPGHALVLTRNPRWDPVTDPGRTAYPDGYDFRAGLSSRRIDRELLADRGRAQTTLTYDDVTAADYPRWARSARHRLTLGPTPCTTYLAPDNRVFTDPRVRRALSWAYPYRAVIRAEGLVPGVTAVPATNLMPPGMPGRIQHDSVARRGFDTSPATARSLLRRAGATGLPVRFAFDPQDPSSVRVKDALVRALAAAGFAPRAEASYTGTSLPGSAQGPRVDLRSVTRCGDWPSGGQWLPPVYGSTNGGPGAGRGSNLEAFSQPGVDRRIAAIERLPYVRQQQAWSRLDNTTLQQWFPIVPISYSGVAMAHGSRVEGMYDDDVHAMPTWSQIWVAPAS, encoded by the coding sequence ATGGAGCGACGGCTCGTGCCGGTGCTGGCGGCGGCCGCACTCGCGCTCACGGCCTGCGGTGGAGGTGGCGGCGGTGCCGCTCACTCGGCGTCGACCAGCCCCTCGGATCCCTCGAGCCCGCCCGTGTGCAACGGCTGCTGGATCGGCGACTCGGTGCCCGCGCACGGCCCGGTGGTGATCCAGGGCGCGCAGAAGGGCGGCACGGTCACCGTGCTGGTCCACGCGGGGCTCGGCACCACCCTCGACCCGGCCGAGACCTACCAGCCGGACACCCTCTCGATCGAGAGCAGCCTGGTCACGCGCTCGCTCACCCAGTACAAGTACGACCCTGCCCGCAGACGGATGCTCCTCGTGCCGGACCTCGCCACCGACCTCGGGAGCCACACGGACGACTACACGAAGTGGCGGTTCACCCTCCGGCCCGGCGTGCGGTTCGAGAACGGCGCACCGGTCACGGCGACGACCGTCGCCTGGGGCATCCGGCGCTGCCTGGACGCCACGACGTTCCCCACCGGTCCGTGCCAGTACTACCTGAACCCGAACCTCGAGGGCGGCCCGTCGTACCGCGGCCCCTACACGGCTCCGCGCCAGATCCTCAGGTCGGTGCGCGCCGCCGGGCACACGGTCACACTGGTGTTCGCCCGGCCCTTCCCGGACCTGCCCTACCTCGCCGCCCTGCCGGCGCTGGGTCCGGCCCCGCTCGGCAGCCGGTCGGACCCCGCGACCTACCGCACCCGTCCGCTGGCGACCGGCCCCTACCGGATCGCCTCCTACCGACCCGGTCATGCCCTGGTGCTGACCCGCAACCCACGCTGGGACCCGGTCACCGACCCCGGTCGTACGGCGTACCCCGACGGCTACGACTTCCGGGCCGGACTGTCGTCGCGGCGGATCGACCGCGAGCTGCTCGCGGACCGCGGCCGAGCGCAGACCACGCTGACGTACGACGACGTGACGGCCGCCGACTACCCCCGCTGGGCCCGGTCCGCCAGGCATCGCCTGACCCTGGGCCCGACGCCGTGCACGACCTACCTCGCACCGGACAACCGCGTCTTCACCGACCCCCGGGTGCGCCGGGCGCTGTCCTGGGCCTACCCCTACCGGGCCGTGATCCGCGCCGAGGGCCTGGTCCCCGGAGTCACGGCCGTGCCCGCCACGAACCTGATGCCCCCGGGGATGCCGGGCCGGATCCAGCACGACTCCGTCGCCAGGCGGGGGTTCGACACGAGCCCGGCGACGGCCCGGTCCCTGCTGCGCAGAGCGGGTGCCACCGGCCTGCCGGTCCGGTTCGCGTTCGACCCCCAGGACCCGTCGTCCGTGCGGGTCAAGGACGCGCTCGTCCGTGCCCTGGCCGCGGCCGGGTTCGCGCCGCGTGCCGAGGCGTCGTACACCGGGACCAGCCTGCCCGGCAGCGCCCAAGGACCGCGGGTGGACCTGCGCTCGGTCACCCGCTGCGGCGACTGGCCGTCGGGCGGGCAGTGGCTGCCGCCGGTGTACGGGTCGACGAACGGCGGGCCGGGCGCCGGCCGGGGCAGCAACCTCGAGGCGTTCTCCCAGCCGGGGGTGGACCGGCGGATCGCGGCCATCGAGCGGCTCCCCTACGTGCGGCAGCAGCAGGCGTGGAGCCGGCTCGACAACACCACGCTGCAGCAGTGGTTCCCGATCGTGCCAATCTCGTACAGCGGGGTGGCGATGGCGCACGGCTCCCGGGTCGAGGGCATGTACGACGACGACGTGCACGCCATGCCGACCTGGAGCCAGATCTGGGTGGCCCCCGCGTCCTGA